One Asterias rubens chromosome 1, eAstRub1.3, whole genome shotgun sequence genomic region harbors:
- the LOC117290938 gene encoding deleted in malignant brain tumors 1 protein-like has translation MSTCAFASSMLLLSVLLVGLCLAHPISNQETQGSYLDGPACTIGPLGMESGAIPDGSITASSSYDSVSHVPQKARLNEGNHWWIPTVADVADSWIQVDLGLPGPVVTGLIVQGHPGASMQTFSVKYSSTGESESWHNLENADGDTIRFNGNVDGGERVTVNLPEILRTRFLRIMTLTWTNSYPYFTFEVLGCRDGIIRLAGGDDVLRGRVEIYHDGAWGAVCDTNWDIQDATTVCRQLGFLEASEAKIGSFYGATELPIVMDRVACKGTEPYLSRCSFLCRENNPCTSTAGVICKPNDVRLVDGPTRGKGRVEIIVDGTWGAICDNEWDLTDAGVVCRQLGYSGATHAEVGAFFGQGSGPNLMDGVICDGSEAKITDCPSHCWDKPKCTNAETAGVICAKAWRDSFYAEEALQ, from the exons GACCAGCATGTACCATTGGACCGTTGGGAATGGAGAGTGGGGCGATCCCTGATGGGAGTATTACTGCATCATCATCCTATGATTCGGTGTCACATGTTCCTCAAAAAGCTCGACTCAATGAAGGCAA CCACTGGTGGATACCAACTGTAGCGGATGTAGCAGACTCTTGGATTCAAGTTGATCTAGGACTGCCAGGCCCAGTTGTTACTGGACTGATAGTACAGGGTCATCCAGGAGCCTCCATGCAAACCTTCAGCGTAAAGTACAGTTCAACGGGAGAATCTGAAAGCTGGCATAACTTGGAGAATGCAGACGGAGATACCATACGG TTTAACGGGAATGTGGATGGTGGTGAACGAGTAACTGTCAACCTCCCTGAGATATTGAGGACCAGATTCCTTCGAATAATGACACTCACTTGGACTAATTCCTATCCTTATTTTACCTTTGAAGTTCTTGGATGCCGAG ATGGTATCATCCGGCTAGCTGGAGGTGATGACGTACTTAGAGGTCGAGTCGAGATTTACCATGACGGTGCTTGGGGTGCGGTATGTGATACAAACTGGGACATACAAGATGCGACTACTGTATGTAGGCAGCTTGGTTTCCTAGAGGCAAGTGAGGCAAAGATTGGATCATTTTACGGAGCGACAGAACTTCCTATTGTAATGGATCGAGTTGCTTGTAAAGGGACGGAGCCATATCTTTCAAGGTGCTCATTTCTGTGCAGGGAAAATAATCCATGCACCAGCACTGCTGGAGTAATCTGCAAACCAA ATGATGTAAGGCTTGTGGATGGACCGACCAGGGGAAAGGGTAGAGTGGAGATCATTGTGGATGGTACATGGGGCGCCATCTGCGACAATGAGTGGGACTTGACTGATGCTGGGGTCGTCTGCAGACAGCTGGGTTATTCTGGTGCCACGCATGCTGAGGTGGGTGCTTTCTTCGGTCAAGGCAGTGGTCCTAACCTCATGGATGGGGTTATCTGTGACGGCTCCGAGGCCAAAATCACCGACTGTCCATCGCATTGCTGGGATAAACCCAAGTGCACAAACGCAGAAACTGCTGGAGTAATCTGTGCTAAAG CTTGGCGAGACAGTTTCTACGCTGAGGAAGCCCTGCAGTAG